The window CGTATATCCgaggacctcccccccccccccccaagtccggGAGACCCTGCACCCCTCAAGTCCGGGAGACTGCACCCCCCAAGTCCGAGagaccctgcaccccccccccaagtccgagagactctgccccccccccccccgtgctgcgGATGGGACCCGGTGAGGAGACCCTGagtacctgccccccccccctctgtgtgactGTCACAGGGGCAGATAACTTGCTGCTAACAGAAAGGAGATTACAGCAGCGAGTCTGTCACTGACACTTCCAGCGCCGGACACAGCGCCCCCCGGACACAGCGCCCCCCGGACACAGCGGCCCCCGGACTCCCCCCGGACTCAGCGCCCCCCGGACTCAGCGCCCCCCGGACACAGCGCCCCCCGGACTCAGCGCCCTCCGGACTCAGAGCCCACCCGGACTCAGAGCCCCCCCGGACTCAGAGCCCCCCCGGACTCAGCCCCCCCCCGGACTCAGCGCCCCCCGGACTCAGCGCCCCCCGGGACTCAGCACCCCCCCGGACTCAGCGCCCCCCCGGACTCAGCACCCCCCCGGACTCAGCACCCCCCGGACTCAGCACCCCCCCGGGACACAGCGCCCCCCGGACTCAGCACCCCCCCCGGGACTCAGCGCTCCCCGGACTCAGCGCCCCCCGGGACTCAGCGCCCCCCGGACTCAGCGCTCCCCGGACTCAGCGCCCCCCGGGACTCAGCGCCCCCCGGACTCAGCGCTCCCCCGGGACACAGCGCCCCCCGGGACTCAGCACCCCCCCGGACTCAGCACCCCCCGGGACTCAGCACCCCCCCGGACTCAGCACCTCCCGGACTCCCCCCGGACTCAGCGCCCCCCCGGACTCCCCCCGGACTCAGCGCCCCCCCGGAGCCCCCTGCACTGCACGGTCCCGTTGCCCGGCACGGTGACGCCCGCGGGTGATACTTCTCCCCCTGTGCCAGTCGCGCAGTGCGATGCCCAGCCCGCCCCCCGCCCTCCTGCTGATGCTGCTGGCCGGTGTCCTGTGCGCGGCCGGTAACCCCACGCCGGAGCCGCCGGCCCCGGACACCTGCTCGTCCTGCGGCCTCAGACCCCCGGAGGAGGGCAGCCGGATGGACCAGGACTTCCTGGAGGCGGTGAAGAGGCACATCCTGAGCCGGCTGCACATGCGGGGCCGGCCCAACATCACCCACGCGGTGCCCAAGGCGGCCATGGTGACCGCGCTGAGGAAGCTGCACGCCGGCCGGCTGAGGGAGGACGGCCGGCTGGAGATCCCTCACCTGGACGGACACGCCATGTCCAGCCCCGAGCAGCAGGAGCAGAGCTCCGAGATCATCAGCTTCGCGGAGACAGGTGGGGGCGACcggacacactcacactctcacagacactcactctaactgacacactcacactgacacactctctcactgacactcactctctcactgacactcacaTTCTCACTGACACTCACATTCTCACCGACACTCACATTCTCACTGACACTCACATtctcactgacactcacactctcattgacactcacactctcactgacacactcacactttgACACTCACTTTCTCACTGACACTCACTTTCTCACTGACACTCACTTTCTCACTGACACTCATTTTCTCACTGACACTcgctctctcactgacactcgctctctcactgacactcacTTTCTCACTGACACTCACATTCTCACTGACACTCACCAtctcactgacactcacactgacactcactctcacactgacacacaaacactctgacACACTCGcactctgacactcactctcactgacacactcacactcacactgacactcactctctcactgatGCTCATATTCTCACTGACACTCACATTCTCACTGACactcactctgactgacacactctgactgacacacactctgacactcagtctctcacttacactcactctctcaggacactcacattctcactgacactctctctctctcactgacactcactctctcgctgacactcactctctcgctgatactcactctctcactgaagttcacactgacactcactctctcattgacacacaaacactctgacacacacacactcactgacaggcACTCtttcactgacacactcacattctcactgacactcactctctcactgacacacttgcagcactgacacacactctgacactcactctctcactgacacactcactctctcactgacacagagagacacacactcagtctcactgACACATTCAATCACTAACACACTGACTGTAGATATGTACATATCATGTATTTTACAGTATCTGAAAGTATTTGTGTctgtataaatatgtgtgtgagatattataattatataatataattaattataatatatatatatatatatacactgtacatatacagacacattatGTATTGTTTGGTAAAAACTCTATTCTCTGCAGTGCCCATCTGTCTCTACCAGGGGTCACTGGAATAACACACACCTGCATCTCTGAACAAGTGGTTCTacctgtactgtagatgtacggTATacctatacatgtatgtatatagctccccCTCTCTCGATGTAATTATTCAAGTCACTCAGTGACTGTTATATATTGCACTTACTTTAAAAGGACTGGGACATGTTTGTTTTATGGTATTTCGAAGAGTGCCTGCAcactatatatgtaaatataattaTGTAGAGGTActccaaataatatatatatatatatagtaagtacaggtatacagtacatatacaggcAAACCACTTGTTCAGAGATGCAGGTGTGTATTATTCCGATGACCCCAGGCAGAGACATCTGGGCACTGTAGAGAATAGAGTTTTTACCACACAATACATAATGTGTgcgcatatgtatgtgtgtgtgtgtgtgtgtgtgtgcgtgtgtatatatataattacagtaCGGAcagaataacatactgtacatgtgcttgtGAGGGGAAGAAGCTACAGAGCCAGGCAGCATGATCTCAGCTAAGTAACGCCAGAGTAAATAGATTGCATTACCTCTAACACCTGCATAGTAATCAGGGGCAGCCTTTGCTTGTAATAATAAAGAACAAATTATCCAATAGTTAATTTTCTTAGTATTTTCCTTGGGGTTATATCTTAAAAACCAAAACTTTTTTAATCAAAAGGTGCTATATAgaaaacaaagtgtgtgtgtgtgtgtgtgtgtgtgtgtgaccgcacacacacacacacacacacacacacacacacacacacacacacacttacttgccTAGGTGCCAGATAAAGTCAGGCGATAAGGTTGTGTAAAAGGACGGCTCCTACAGGACTTGCTTGAAGTGAATGTAGATTTTATTATCATATACCAACGTTTCGATCACTCTAGGGAACCTTTTATCAATGGACCAAACTGATGATATATCAAAATAAAATGCACATTTAATTCAAGCAAGTCCTGTAAGTGCCATCcttacacgcacacgcgcacacacacatatatatatatatatatatatatatatatatatatatatatatatatatatatatctaaaagaGTCTGTTAGCTGGCACCCTGCATAGTGATGTACAATGGAGGTGCTAGTCACATATAGATAATATGAACAATATTACCATCCTTGCGTCCGGtaagaagagacagcactcacaTACAGTAATCCAAAAATTATTGTATATAAGCCTGAATACAATCATTTTTGGATTACTGTATGtgagtgctgtctctccttaccgGACGCAAGGATGGTAATATTGTTCATATATAATTACATTCTCTTACATTCAGCTCTTTGGAGCAGAGTTCCTTCTTATTGTCTCAGTTTGCCTTAACTTCCATGTGCTCTTTGTGTTATACAATGttattacacacacacgcgcacacacacgcacacacacacacacacacacacatgcacacacacacacacgcaaaggcAAAGTGAATGCTAGAAAATCTTATGTGAGTAACAATCTCAGCGGGTGCAGCAGTGAGAGTTGACCGTCCCCTTGTAATGTCCCCTTGTAATGTCCAGCCAACGTAACCTCTCTGCAGCCAGATGCTACTTGTGAATGTTTTCAAGTCTACTTTGACACAGTAACCTATAGGTTATAGCCTTATGTGAACTAGACCAGTACAGATATGCAGTAATGCAGCGGTTTCCCGCACTCTATCATGAAAAGAGACATGGTTTGGGGGTGTAACATTTTAACAAACCTTTTTATCAGACTGCAGCCTTGAGATTCGGCCTTTAATTATGTAATATATTTCTTTCTTGctaaaccacccccccccccccccccaaaaaaaaacatgttgcaGTTTCTCTCGATAAAAGCAATCACGATTATGTTACAATTCACAATGTGCGGTAAAATGAACGGgtgctgaatatttttttaaCGTAGGTTTCCTTTTTTCCGCCTCCCCACAAAAAACAATCGGAAAGAACGTAACCGTTGTTTGAGGCGCTAATTTTCTAGTTCATTGTCTCTGATTTTTTGCAATGAATCAAGTCTTTCCGTAGCAATAAAATTGCACATTTATCTCTGAAAGCCCCACTGCAGGATATGAAACACTTCCTCTCCTAGGTGGGTATTAATACTGCTGTACTCCTCCAGGTATTAATACTGCTGTACTCCTCCAGTTCTCACACCAGTCCGTGTattgaagttttctggggcttaTACTTCATTCAGATCCATGTTAAAGCTCTTGGCAGAGAGTTTTTTTTGTGTGCGGTGCAGGAGAGGACACTGCTTGTGAAACAAACAGCTCTGCAGAGTTATTCAGTGAGAAACCGGGATAGGGGATTCATTGAGCAAAGTTGATTGTGCAAGGGGGTAACATTTATTACCTTGGCTGCCAGGGGGAGTACGAAAACTGTGTGCTGTGCCAATCATTCCAGACCCCTCTGCTACTGAGGGTGTTAATAGGGAAGTGTATCAACATGTGAGGCAGATAACACAtttaaatcaggggtgggcaactccagtcctcaagagctcccaacaggtcaggttttcagagtatcgctgcttcagcacaggtgactcagtcgaagaatgtaccacctgtgctgaagcagagaaatcctgcaaacctgagctgttggtggcccttgaggactggcgttgctcACCCCCTGATTTAAATGATTCCCAGTGTTTGAAGGAAAGCGAAGGCTTTGGTTTGTTAACCCACGGTGTGCTGGTGGAAACAGTCATGCATGGAAGAGCTCTTCCTCCAGCACGGAGAGGGTTAAGGCAGGCGGCCAGGCACAGCAGGTGTGGTCCAGAGAGGTTTTGCTTTTAAATCTAACTTTCTTCACATTGGATAAAAcctgacacacacagaacctttTGTCCACTCGCTATTGGGGAAGTCCCACAGTATACCCCTCTCCCTGTGCATTGTACATGAGTTTGTCTCAAGCATTCAATCGGAAAGTCTGTAAATCTGAGAACGGGGGAAATGAAGCCAGAGTTATCTGCACAGGGGTACTGTATGATGTTCTATAGCagagggggctcaactccagtcctcaagcctccctaacagggcaggttttcaggatatcccagcttcagcacaggtggctcagctctgactgtgccacctgttctgaagctgggactgattgagcaccccagtgctgaagcagggatagcctgaaaacctgacctgttgggcaggggatggggggggggggggggagggggaagcttgaggactggagttgagcacccttatTTTATAGCATGAAAATCAGTTTCCTCACACTGAAAAGCAAGCACATCTTAATGGGAATATAACAGGCAGCAAAAGTACCGGGTCTCCCTGCTCCTATTGGCTTATTTCCCTAACAATCAGCCAATAGCAGAGCTCTTCTTCCCCACAGCAGTATTTCAGCATTGGTGCCTGAAGGGGACGTGTGACCATTCCGGATGTTATGTCCACTCTGACCGTGTCATTAATGAATGGAACGAATGCATTTCGGGTTCCTTGTTGCAGAAGGAGCTGGAAGTTTGTAGTTAATACCCAATATTGATTTTATTCCGCATCATGTTTCTCTTGGGTCGGGGAGTCTTTACAATAATGCAACTTTTCAATGTCATGTCTTCTCACGGCATTTCTTTCTCTTCTGCAGACGATCTGACGGCTTCCAGGGTCCGCCTCTCGTTCATGATCTCAAACGAAGGGAACCAAAACCTCTTCGTCTTCCAGTCCAACCTGTGGCTTTACCTGAAGCTGCTGCCCGAGGCCACGGAGAAGGGCAACCGGCGCAAAATCCGGATGAAGGTGCATTTCCAAGACCCGGCCAACCCAGAAACCATGAGTGTGGTAGAGAAGAAAGTTGATATCAGAAGAAGCGGTTGGCATACGTTCCCCCTCTCCGAGGCTATCCAGGCTCTCTtcgagaagggggagaggaggctgAATCTGGAGGTCCAGTGCGATGGGTGCGAGGAGTATTCAGTTATCCCAGTTTACGTGGACCCCGGCGAAGAATCCCATCGGCCCTTTCTGGTGGTCCATGCCCGTTTAGCCGACAACAAGCACCGGATTCGGAAAAGAGGCCTCGAGTGTGATGGACGCACAAATCTGTGTTGCAGGCAGCAGTTTTACATTGACTTCCGACTCATTGGCTGGAATGATTGGATCATAGCTCCATCAGGATACTATGGGAATTACTGTGAGGGCAGCTGCCCAGCTTACTTGGCTGGAGTCCCAGGTTCAGCGTCGTCCTTTCACACAGCGGTGGTGAATCAGTACAGGATGAGAGGGCTGAATCCAGGGACTGTGAACTCCTGTTGCATTCCAACCAAGCTAAGCACGATGTCTATGCTCTACTTCGATGACGAATACAACATTGTCAAAAGAGACGTTCCCAACATGATTGTGGAGGAATGTGGATGTGCATGATTGGGGTGTCAGGACGATTCCCAGATTTCGCTGTGCTTCCTCCTGCAGAGATGCCATGCCACTGTGATGTTTGGGGGAAGAAGGTAATTTCACATTTGTAAGTGAGACCCGTGCCAGTCTGTGGATATCCCATCACCTCCATAGACTTCTAGATGACACATCTTACAATCCTGAAAGTAGCAAGGGCCAGAAAGGCAAATTCACAGGGCATCAGCAAACATGCAACTTTGACGCCAGCAAGTGCCAGTGAATGGAAAAATCTGAGACGTTTTCACCTGCCTTGAGGGCACGGTTAACATTTCACCGGATGAAGAGATAACACATTCCTGACCGCCTGTCTTAAGTGACCAACTGCGGAAGCTGCACTCCTACCTCCGCTGAAGGCGGTAGCTTCTTCTTGCTTTCCATGTAATCCTCTTCCAGCACTTCCAGCAAGGAATGTATAGTTACACTGTAGCCGGACTAGGGAAAACCCTAATCCCAAAATGGGGTCTTCACAGATTGCTTCCATGGTCCAGAGGATGGCAAGCACTCTGTACTGGCGGTGCCCAAATGGGGACCCCACCAACAATGACAAACCTCTTTTGCATTTAGCCCACAATGCACTTGTGGAGTCTCTGCTCCGCCTCTTGAATGGGACAACAAGCATCATTTCTACTGTATGGACTTCAGCGACTGTTACACATGAACAGTGCTGCACAGAGAACTCTGCAGTCCCGAGTCAGTCTTTGGAGGTCATTGGCATTTACACCAGAGAGAATCAGCCTCAGAAGGGAATGAAGATGTAATACCGATGCATCTTTTATTAACCCTTCCTGCGCCCgaggggcctgcaacgcattgctttGCATGTTCTGGATCAATTCCTCTGCAATGCGTTTCTGGGTCCAcctggcacctaaggggttaacgaTTCAGGGCTGAATGATAAGAATTTTGGTAATGAGTCTGGGCGAGAAGAGGCGTTCCTTTCCCAATGGGGAATGTCGGGCAGAAAGCACACGGCATAGCACTTGCAAACCGCTAGTTCGGAGGCGGCCAACACcggtccttaagggccaccaacaggtcaggttttcaggatatccctgcttcagcacaggtaactcaatcagtggcttagttgaggactgagccactgattgagccacctgtgctgaagcagagactgattgagccacctgtgcttaagcagggatgtcctgaaaacctgacctgttggtggccgttgtggactggagctggccgcccCTGTGCTAGTTACTCATCTTAGAGCACTTGCACTTCTCACTGCCTGGAAAAGTGGTACACGCCAGTGCACTTATTCTCACTCGCTGTCGCGTTCCACCCCTTCCTTCTGCAGGGGCCACCTTCAGAAGCAGAGGGGCTCAAACAGCAGGGCCACATATTTGGAGACTTTTACGATAGACGCTGAATCTGCAAATACAGGGCTCGCAGGGGCAGTCTCACCTAGTCTGTTCGAAAGAACTCAGCCATGCAACACATTTCCTATTacagggaggccaactccagtccttaagggccacaaacagatcaggttttaaggatatccctgattcagcacaggtggctcaattagtgtctcagtcaacgactgagccacctgtgctgaagcagggatatccttaagacttgacctgttggtggcccttgcggattGGCGTCGGCCTCCCTGCACTATGACATTCAAGCTGTTTCATAGTTTACGTTTTAGATAATAAACTCGTCAATTTAATCCCAGAAGCAAATTCCATGTAGCACGCACGATATACTGCTCGGTACGAGCGTCACCGTCCCAGCTCGGGAGCCATTCTGGAATATTTGTGCCCGTCCGGCGCTGGGCGGGAGAGCCAGTGATTAATACATTAACGAGGGCAGCAATTTGAAaatgtatgtatagtatgtatatctgtttttttttgtagcGCCATCCAGCAGTAATCGCCACAACACAATCACGCCATACAAGTAAACACTAGGAAAAGCAGTTCCTGtcgcaaagagcttacaatctaaccatGCACCGCACGCGTCGCTGCACATGGATATTTCCACAAGCGTAAAACGAAAATCTACAGTGATCAGGATGCAAAAGGCAACGAGTGAAAGTAAAATATACTTTCCGAATGCTGTAGGTGGGATGGAGCCCAGGACAGGCTCGCCCTGCGGGCGTCTTGTGGCAGTGCCCACGTAACCGGCTGGCTTAAGATCCCGTTTTCACCAGCGGGTGGATTGATTTATCTGGTGAATGATACACTGATTCTGCTACTTATCTGAAAGGAGACGAGTAGCTGTCCCTGCTGTTTTGTACAAGTGCTGCCCGAGCTATGCATTTCAAAGGCACCCACACACTGGACAGAATGGACTGttgacacccttcctccccccaccccccaccctccaccctaatatatatttttttatacttgAAAATAAATTTgttcgcttttttttttttttttcttaagcgAAGGATTGCTTGTGATATTTTGCACTGAATAGATGCATGACTAGTCAAAAACTGCCAtttgtaaaagaaaataaaatgttatttttatagCAACAGATTGAATACACTTTCATTGTATTATACATCGTTTTGGAACCAAAGAGGCCAGCGTGTTAGTTGTAATTTTTATGCTATGGCGGGTCATTTACACTGTAGCTGAGgggggctcaattccagtcctcaagacccccccaacaggtcaggttttcaggatatccctgcttcagcagaggtggctcaatcagttcctgcatcagcacaggtggctcagtctttgactgagccacctgtgctgaagctgggatatccttaaaacctggcctgttttggGGGTCTCGAGCCCCCTTGGTGTAGATAATGTGGGTAGCCTCTCATGAGATCTGTGTGACCTTCTGCAGGTGTACCAATGCATTTTATCTGTTCATTTCAGTGTCTTTTCTATTCAATCTACACATggaatgaagaatgaaaaaaaaaaatcactattgTAGCATAAAAATGTGCATTCTTAAATTCaatgtttgttttatttaataCAAAGTTCATGTTAGTTTCTGTTACATAATATTAATTTAAAaccaaacaatgtttttttttttccacgtaGGTGTGCTGTCAgaagcatttattttttttggtgtatagtttaaataaataaaaaacttttaaaacCTAAAAAGGCATCTTGCAACTCATTGTCATTTTAACAAGCGATGGGTGAAACATTTGTACTCCGCTGCGAATGTGGCAAATTTTATTCATTTGGACATTTCAGAAAATTCACAAAAAGCACCATTCTTTGACAAAGTTCAAACACCAAAATCTATTTCATGGATTAAACATCAGTttatttgcatttatttattcccccccctattctttaataaaaatatacttttttttttttaccttaaacATTTTTATAGATTGTTTCTTTTATTGTGATTACACTAACACATACAtttccccaatacaaataaatagaTACACTATTTAGTGTAACTCTTCACTAAAACAGTATAACAGACCCTTGTAAATAGAAACACAATAGGAGGGGGTGTAACATAGCAATCTATACATAATATACAGATTTAATAGCACAATATAGTGTCAGGCTAAAAAAGAACGTGAAGAAACCTTCTGCAGCTTAGCAAACAAATCACACAAACTCTACATCATTTTCTACAAAtttattgcaaataaaaatatcacgtgaGTGAATTCACAGGTCTCAGCAGGCCtggaaccctgcctttccccgttatcccttagcatgcaatgctcatgctgcagccagggattctgggaagtgacatgcaaatgagcacccttTGCGTCATATCCAATTCAACgtgggacccctataagcgtctgcctgccacattacacagctattcagcacagccggggttacagaagtgcagagccagtagcCCTACTCAGACAGCAGCTTTGAACTTGTAGGTCCTATCCGTGGGAGGTCGGTTATACAGGCTTTGCAATGTGACGCCGCTGGGATAGGGTTCAACCTACACATTAtatacgttatggtgggtaaaaaagtgacaaaaaccttccccCGTACACAGCAAATAAAACTACCCCGTGTGCACAGTCACACGTGTCAGACAGATctgctgcccttccccattatccccagcttCACCCGCATCGACGTTCCCAAGACGACATGCATTGCTGGCCTCTGGCAGTGAACGGGTTAAACATAATGGGGACACAATGTTAGGTCACAGTAAGTCCGGACACGTGTGTGCGTGTAATTTAATGTGTAGACGGAGACGCAGCGGGGTTTTTTGTTACAGAAATCGCTGCTCACTTACACTCACTGTGCGAGGGCAAGAAGGGGAGATCTCACGGGAGCGGCAGGGAGCTTTGTAGCCTCCCACTGCAAAGACCACTGTCTTTACTGTAGTACtgggggtggccaaatccagtcctcaaaggccaccaacaggtcaggttttcaggatattcctgcttcagcacaggtgcctcagtcagttcctgcttcagcacaggtggcttaatgagTCGCTCAGCCACCTGTGttaaagcagagatatccttagaatgtggcccctgaggactggagttggccgccctgctGTGTAATAGTAAAAAAAACCTCCTAGATAGCCGTAAATAGAAATAccgatgtatatactgtactgggtgtgtttgtgtgtgtatatatactgtactgggtgtgtgtgtatatactgtactgggtctgtgtttgtgtgtgtgtgtgtatatactgtactgggtgtgtgtgtgtgtatatactgtactgtgtgtgtgtgt is drawn from Ascaphus truei isolate aAscTru1 chromosome 7, aAscTru1.hap1, whole genome shotgun sequence and contains these coding sequences:
- the INHBB gene encoding inhibin beta B chain produces the protein MPSPPPALLLMLLAGVLCAAGNPTPEPPAPDTCSSCGLRPPEEGSRMDQDFLEAVKRHILSRLHMRGRPNITHAVPKAAMVTALRKLHAGRLREDGRLEIPHLDGHAMSSPEQQEQSSEIISFAETDDLTASRVRLSFMISNEGNQNLFVFQSNLWLYLKLLPEATEKGNRRKIRMKVHFQDPANPETMSVVEKKVDIRRSGWHTFPLSEAIQALFEKGERRLNLEVQCDGCEEYSVIPVYVDPGEESHRPFLVVHARLADNKHRIRKRGLECDGRTNLCCRQQFYIDFRLIGWNDWIIAPSGYYGNYCEGSCPAYLAGVPGSASSFHTAVVNQYRMRGLNPGTVNSCCIPTKLSTMSMLYFDDEYNIVKRDVPNMIVEECGCA